One window of the Manihot esculenta cultivar AM560-2 chromosome 14, M.esculenta_v8, whole genome shotgun sequence genome contains the following:
- the LOC110599806 gene encoding uncharacterized protein LOC110599806 isoform X2: protein MMTPRDHIEFLRKEWFSVGGGTNYLAPMLSNAVEYLSAELYTKDVHFLMEVIQNAEDNEYPEEVDPSLEFVITTRDITATGAPATLLIFNNEKGFHGKNIEALCNVGNSTKKGNRKRGYIGEKGIGFKSVFLISAQPYIFSNGYQIRFNEKPRPPCKLGFIVPEWVEESPSLDDIQQIYGPSSSLPSTVIILPLKPDKMEAVKQQLSSLHPEVLLFLSKIKRLSVREDNDDPRLNTISSIAITKETNLVTRKNIDAESFTLYLSAEENGDTSRGECSYYIWKQKFPVRPENKVERRMEVEEWVITLAFPNGDRLHRGMSSPGVYAFLPTEMVTNFPFIIQADFILASSRETILMDNVWNQGILNCVSSAFVQALISLVRTIEEAPVSNLPRMFEFLPVSSSPYPKLNAVRDSIKAKLVEENIVPSESCLEQKFFHRPCEVGRIMPEFWNILDKARDQGVSLLNLSSHGLYALNSSFDQPMYDQILNFLGVGAMNNEWYAKCIKGSNLVMGVSEETYSELLIFLAENWQSKFRNTDMLNIPLIKYVDVDGSVHLCSLNESARNKFQCCLSEKIDYASWLIDWNREFRSVAKRFFVPRSTQQALRSSSKLQAVWHWLINHAKLTACNVFEYATALCNHVSDDRKLVVAYVHFLYNSSSKNYLSESEVKRLCGSMPLLNNYGRVITTWSAVLVPASVSKWVQLCWANPWVNDGYIELSEDYSYFGYYAGQGTSGNQLIAFLKAHLSACDIPHITPPNAGIRTVSGPLTKDNAFLLLDWIHNLKYRGIRIPERFLTCIMEGSWLRITTNGSFGYRPPSQSFLLSSNTGNSNWGKIMQNASVLVDIPLIDLDFYGDKILKYKEDLKTIGVMFEYGEACEFIGKHLMSLANSSTLTRSNVISILNFVKFLRESLLPLDKFIHSVRGGRWLRTSRGDRSPVGSVLYDKEWSTAEQISDIPFIDAQYYGEELLCFKTELQLLGVIVDFSESYHLVVDCLRSPLTSLTSEALLLLLNCMRHSRFAEKIVNACRSTKCLKTNLGHKSPSECFCFDPEWGCLLEVFGGIPLIDHNFYGDRLFSFKMELKQLGVKVDFEEAIKGFVLTFKQRASSSSITAKNVFSFLSCYRQLKGTFKFPSDLKKCIREEKWLKTRLGDFRSPQDCILFGPEWESISPITLLPHIDDGENCYGMSIHEYKKELKSMGVVVELKDGLKFVVASLRFPRNPRLITPMNVLSLLACIRLLLQEGYSFGDDFLQKASVKWLKTQAGYRAPDKCCLFDSKWASYLKQTDGPFIDEEFYGFNIQSYKEELSIFGVIVDAEKGCSLLASHLTYHSDFASIIRIYNILSAYEWKSEGEGSGRIWVPLGRHDELGNGKWADPTECVLHDKDQLFGLQLNVLDKYYDPKLLNFFSSAFDVKCNPSLDDYCKIWKAWESTRSSLTHDECRAFWRCVMKHRSTKVEKTLANELVKLPVVSCSGEVLLFDKRDVFIADDLLLKDLFEEFSPRPIFVWYPQTSMPSLPRSKLLELYRAIGVQTISESVQMEELSLEDSVGLKRANPSDILIGKGLVRLILGFLADPSFNMGARRRREAVQCLLNLTVLETVEPINVSYNLLLSSGEIVNAKASQKIRWDKESSVLFAQKNDFAGGQKNLIEYATYFSEVIAEGVLWEIEDHICPLSELIKLAFLLNFDEAAVQYLMKSKNLQIFMEDEEFLSAAFQSG, encoded by the exons ATGATGACTCCTCGAGATCACATTGAGTTTCTTAGGAAAGAATGGTTCTCAGTCGGAGGAGGAACCAATTATCTAGCTCCCATGCTTTCCAATGCTGTTGAATATCTTTCTGCTGAGCTCTACACAAAGGATGTCCACTTTCTCATGGAAGTCATCCAG aatGCAGAAGATAACGAATATCCGGAAGAGGTGGATCCTTCGCTTGAGTTTGTCATAACAACTCGGGACATAACAGCTACCGGTGCCCCTGCCACATTGCTCATTTTTAACAACGAGAAAGGTTTCCATGGCAAAAATATCGAGGCTCTTTGCAACGTTGGAAATTCCACTAAGAAAGGCAACAGGAAACGCGGTTATATTGGGGAGAAAG GAATTGGGTTCAAGAGCGTGTTTCTAATCAGTGCTCAACCTTACATATTCAGTAATGGCTATCAGATACGCTTCAATGAAAAGCCTCGTCCACCGTGCAAACTTGGATTCATAGTTCCTGAATGGGTTGAGGAGAGTCCATCCCTTGACGACATCCAGCAAATATATGGTCCCAGTTCCTCACTTCCTTCTACGGTTATAATACTGCCTCTGAAGCCTGACAAGATGGAAGCTGTGAAGCAACAGCTTTCGAGCCTCCATCCTGAGGTCCTGTTATTCCTTTCAAAGATAAAGCGCCTTTCTGTCAGGGAAGATAATGACGATCCCAGACTTAATACTATTAGTTCAATAGCTATTACCAAGGAGACCAATCTTGTGACGAGGAAGAATATTGATGCTGAATCCTTCACGCTCTATCTGTCTGCAGAGGAAAATGGTGACACCTCCAGAGGAGAATGCAGCTACTATATTTGGAAACAGAAGTTTCCTGTCAGACCGGAGAACAAAGTTGAAAGGAGAATGGAAGTCGAGGAGTGGGTGATCACTTTGGCTTTTCCTAATGGAGATCGTCTGCATAGAGGAATGAGCTCACCTGGTGTTTATGCATTTCTTCCTACTGAGATGGTCACAAACTTTCCTTTCATAATCCAAGCAGATTTTATTTTAGCATCGTCACGGGAAACAATACTTATGGACAACGTGTGGAATCAAGGAATTCTTAATTGTGTGTCCTCTGCCTTTGTTCAAGCATTGATCTCACTAGTTAGAACCATAGAAGAAGCACCGGTATCTAATCTGCCTCGAATGTTCGAGTTCCTCCCTGTCAGCAGCTCTCCCTATCCAAAATTGAATGCTGTGAGGGACTCAATCAAAGCAAAGCTGGTCGAAGAAAACATTGTTCCAAGTGAATCATGTTTGGAGCAGAAGTTCTTCCATAGACCATGTGAAGTTGGTCGAATAATGCCTGAATTCTGGAATATATTGGACAAGGCAAGGGATCAAGGAGTGAGCTTGCTTAATCTTTCATCCCATGGTCTTTATGCTCTTAATTCTTCATTTGACCAACCGATGTATGATCAAATACTGAATTTCTTGGGAGTGGGAGCAATGAACAATGAATGGTATGCAAAGTGTATTAAGGGCTCTAATCTTGTTATGGGTGTCTCAGAGGAAACTTACTCAGAGCTCCTCATTTTTCTTGCTGAGAACTGGCAGTCTAAGTTTCGCAACACTGACATGTTGAACATTCCACTTATAAAATATGTTGATGTTGATGGGAGTGTGCATTTGTGCAGTCTGAATGAATCAGCAAGAAATAAATTTCAGTGCTGCTTGTCCGAAAAAATTGATTATGCATCATGGTTGATTGATTGGAACAGAGAATTCAGAAGCGTGGCAAAACGTTTTTTTGTGCCAAGGAGCACACAACAAGCTCTCAGATCGTCTTCCAAATTGCAGGCGGTGTGGCATTGGCTCATAAATCATGCTAAACTCACTGCTTGCAATGTATTTGAGTATGCAACTGCACTCTGTAATCATGTTAGTGATGATCGAAAGCTTGTCGTTGCCTATGTTCACTTTTTATACAACTCCTCCTCCAAGAATTATCTCTCAGAATCGGAGGTCAAGCGTTTATGTGGTAGCATGCCCCTCTTGAATAACTATGGGCGTGTGATCACCACGTGGAGTGCCGTTCTTGTACCAGCCAGTGTAAGCAAATGGGTACAATTATGCTGGGCAAATCCTTGGGTAAATGATGGCTATATTGAGTTATCAGAAGACTATTCTTACTTTGGATATTATGCTGGTCAAGGCACATCGGGAAACCAACTCATTGCTTTCCTGAAAGCTCATCTTAGTGCTTGTGATATTCCTCATATAACTCCTCCCAATGCTGGAATTCGTACTGTGTCTGGACCACTTACTAAGGACAATGCATTCTTACTGTTGGATTGGATTCACAACCTAAAATATAGAGGAATTCGTATTCCAGAAAGGTTTCTAACTTGCATAATGGAGGGCAGTTGGTTGAGAATCACTACGAATGGCTCTTTTGGTTACAGACCGCCTTCACAGTCATTCCTTCTGAGCTCAAACACAGGAAATTCAAACTGGGGTAAAATCATGCAGAATGCATCCGTGCTTGTTGACATTCCACTAATTGATCTGGACTTTTATGGTGACAAAATTTTGAAGTACAAAGAGGATCTAAAAACCATTGGAGTCATGTTTGAATATGGAGAGGCATGTGAATTCATCGGGAAGCATCTCATGTCTCTTGCAAATTCATCTACCTTGACCAGAAGCAATGTGATTTCAATACTGAATTTTGTTAAATTTCTAAGGGAAAGTTTGCTTCCTCTAGATAAATTCATCCACAGTGTTAGAGGAGGAAGGTGGCTGAGAACATCCCGTGGTGATAGATCTCCGGTTGGTTCTGTACTATACGATAAGGAGTGGTCAACTGCTGAGCAAATAAGTGACATCCCCTTCATCGATGCACAATATTATGGAGAAGAACTTCTTTGTTTCAAAACAGAACTTCAGTTGCTGGGCGTCATAGTTGACTTCAGTGAGAGTTACCACTTGGTTGTTGACTGCCTGAGATCTCCTTTAACAAGTCTGACATCTGAAGCTCTTCTCTTATTACTGAATTGCATGCGTCACTCTAGATTTGCTGAAAAAATAGTTAATGCATGTAGAAGCACAAAATGCCTGAAGACCAACCTTGGTCATAAGTCCCCAAGTGAATGCTTTTGTTTTGATCCTGAGTGGGGTtgccttctagaggtttttggTGGTATTCCATTGATTGATCATAATTTCTATGGGGACAGATTATTCTCCTTCAAAATGGAGTTAAAGCAACTGGGAGTAAAGGTAGATTTTGAGGAGGCTATCAAAGGCTTTGTACTGACTTTTAAGCAGCGAGCATCATCGTCTTCGATTACAGCAAAAAATGTGTTTTCGTTCTTGTCATGCTACAGACAGCTTAAGGGAACTTTTAAATTTCCTTCAGATCTAAAGAAATGCATCCGTGAAGAGAAGTGGTTAAAGACTCGGCTTGGTGATTTTAGATCTCCACAAGACTGCATTCTGTTCGGACCAGAGTGGGAGTCAATCTCTCCAATTACTCTCCTTCCCCATATTGATGATGGTGAAAATTGTTATGGGATGAGCATCCATGAATATAAAAAAGAACTGAAGAGTATGGGGGTTGTTGTTGAATTGAAAGATGGTTTAAAGTTTGTGGTTGCTAGTCTTCGTTTTCCTCGGAATCCCAGACTCATAACTCCTATGAATGTGCTTTCACTGCTGGCATGCATTCGGCTTTTATTGCAGGAGGGTTACTCCTTTGGAGATGATTTTTTGCAAAAGGCTTCTGTAAAATGGTTAAAGACCCAAGCTGGTTACAGAGCTCCAGATAAGTGCTGCTTATTTGATTCCAAGTGGGCTTCTTATTTGAAGCAGACTGACGGTCCGTTCATAGATGAAGAATTTTATGGCTTTAACATCCAGTCATACAAAGAAGAGTTGAGCATATTCGGAGTTATTGTTGATGCTGAAAAGGGATGCTCATTGCTCGCCAGTCACCTAACTTATCACTCTGACTTTGCTAGCATCATTCGAATATATAATATCTTGAGCGCATACGAGTGGAAGTCTGAGGGTGAAGGATCTGGCAGGATATGGGTTCCATTAGGACGTCACGATGAACTTGGTAACGGAAAATGGGCTGATCCAACAGAGTGTGTTCTGCATGACAAAGACCAACTCTTTGGTTTGCAGTTGAATGTTCTAGACAAATACTATGATCCTAAATTACTCAATTTCTTTTCCTCTGCATTTGATGTTAAATGCAATCCTTCCCTTGATGATTATTGCAAGATTTGGAAGGCTTGGGAAAGCACAAGAAGCAGTTTGACACATGATGAGTGTCGTGCGTTCTGGAGATGCGTTATGAAGCACAGGAGCACAAAAGTAGAGAAAACTCTGGCCAACGAATTGGTAAAGTTGCCTGTTGTTTCATGCTCTGGTGAAGTATTATTGTTTGACAAGCGTGATGTTTTTATAGCGGATGACCTTCTTCTGAAGGACCTCTTTGAGGAGTTTTCACCCCGCCCCATTTTTGTCTGGTACCCTCAGACGAGCATGCCTTCCTTGCCCCGGAGTAAATTGCTTGAACTGTACAGGGCAATTGGCGTCCAAACAATTTCTGAATCTGTTCAAATGGAAGAACTCTCTTTAGAAGATAGTGTGGGACTTAAGCGGGCAAATCCAAGTGACATTTTGATTGGAAAAGGGCTAGTTAGACTCATTCTTGGCTTTCTAGCGGATCCTTCATTTAACATGGGAGCAAGGAGGAGACGTGAAGCTGTGCAGTGCCTCCTCAATCTCACTGTGCTGGAGACTGTCGAACCGATAAATGTAAGCTATAATTTATTACTCTCCTCAGGTGAGATAGTGAACGCAAAAGCTAGCCAAAAGATACGGTGGGACAAAGAGAGTTCTGTTTTGTTTGCACAGAAGAATGATTTTGCCGGTGGACAGAAAAATCTTATTGAATATGCAACATATTTCTCTGAGGTAATAGCTGAGGGAGTGTTATGGGAAATAGAAGATCACATATGTCCACTCTCTGAGCTCATTAAGTTGGCTTTCCTACTAAATTTTGATGAAGCAGCAGTTCAATATTTGATGAAGTCCAAGAATCTGCAAATTTTCATGGAGGATGAGGAGTTCTTGTCTGCTGCCTTCCAGTCTGG GTGA
- the LOC110599806 gene encoding uncharacterized protein LOC110599806 isoform X1, whose protein sequence is MMTPRDHIEFLRKEWFSVGGGTNYLAPMLSNAVEYLSAELYTKDVHFLMEVIQNAEDNEYPEEVDPSLEFVITTRDITATGAPATLLIFNNEKGFHGKNIEALCNVGNSTKKGNRKRGYIGEKGIGFKSVFLISAQPYIFSNGYQIRFNEKPRPPCKLGFIVPEWVEESPSLDDIQQIYGPSSSLPSTVIILPLKPDKMEAVKQQLSSLHPEVLLFLSKIKRLSVREDNDDPRLNTISSIAITKETNLVTRKNIDAESFTLYLSAEENGDTSRGECSYYIWKQKFPVRPENKVERRMEVEEWVITLAFPNGDRLHRGMSSPGVYAFLPTEMVTNFPFIIQADFILASSRETILMDNVWNQGILNCVSSAFVQALISLVRTIEEAPVSNLPRMFEFLPVSSSPYPKLNAVRDSIKAKLVEENIVPSESCLEQKFFHRPCEVGRIMPEFWNILDKARDQGVSLLNLSSHGLYALNSSFDQPMYDQILNFLGVGAMNNEWYAKCIKGSNLVMGVSEETYSELLIFLAENWQSKFRNTDMLNIPLIKYVDVDGSVHLCSLNESARNKFQCCLSEKIDYASWLIDWNREFRSVAKRFFVPRSTQQALRSSSKLQAVWHWLINHAKLTACNVFEYATALCNHVSDDRKLVVAYVHFLYNSSSKNYLSESEVKRLCGSMPLLNNYGRVITTWSAVLVPASVSKWVQLCWANPWVNDGYIELSEDYSYFGYYAGQGTSGNQLIAFLKAHLSACDIPHITPPNAGIRTVSGPLTKDNAFLLLDWIHNLKYRGIRIPERFLTCIMEGSWLRITTNGSFGYRPPSQSFLLSSNTGNSNWGKIMQNASVLVDIPLIDLDFYGDKILKYKEDLKTIGVMFEYGEACEFIGKHLMSLANSSTLTRSNVISILNFVKFLRESLLPLDKFIHSVRGGRWLRTSRGDRSPVGSVLYDKEWSTAEQISDIPFIDAQYYGEELLCFKTELQLLGVIVDFSESYHLVVDCLRSPLTSLTSEALLLLLNCMRHSRFAEKIVNACRSTKCLKTNLGHKSPSECFCFDPEWGCLLEVFGGIPLIDHNFYGDRLFSFKMELKQLGVKVDFEEAIKGFVLTFKQRASSSSITAKNVFSFLSCYRQLKGTFKFPSDLKKCIREEKWLKTRLGDFRSPQDCILFGPEWESISPITLLPHIDDGENCYGMSIHEYKKELKSMGVVVELKDGLKFVVASLRFPRNPRLITPMNVLSLLACIRLLLQEGYSFGDDFLQKASVKWLKTQAGYRAPDKCCLFDSKWASYLKQTDGPFIDEEFYGFNIQSYKEELSIFGVIVDAEKGCSLLASHLTYHSDFASIIRIYNILSAYEWKSEGEGSGRIWVPLGRHDELGNGKWADPTECVLHDKDQLFGLQLNVLDKYYDPKLLNFFSSAFDVKCNPSLDDYCKIWKAWESTRSSLTHDECRAFWRCVMKHRSTKVEKTLANELVKLPVVSCSGEVLLFDKRDVFIADDLLLKDLFEEFSPRPIFVWYPQTSMPSLPRSKLLELYRAIGVQTISESVQMEELSLEDSVGLKRANPSDILIGKGLVRLILGFLADPSFNMGARRRREAVQCLLNLTVLETVEPINVSYNLLLSSGEIVNAKASQKIRWDKESSVLFAQKNDFAGGQKNLIEYATYFSEVIAEGVLWEIEDHICPLSELIKLAFLLNFDEAAVQYLMKSKNLQIFMEDEEFLSAAFQSGY, encoded by the exons ATGATGACTCCTCGAGATCACATTGAGTTTCTTAGGAAAGAATGGTTCTCAGTCGGAGGAGGAACCAATTATCTAGCTCCCATGCTTTCCAATGCTGTTGAATATCTTTCTGCTGAGCTCTACACAAAGGATGTCCACTTTCTCATGGAAGTCATCCAG aatGCAGAAGATAACGAATATCCGGAAGAGGTGGATCCTTCGCTTGAGTTTGTCATAACAACTCGGGACATAACAGCTACCGGTGCCCCTGCCACATTGCTCATTTTTAACAACGAGAAAGGTTTCCATGGCAAAAATATCGAGGCTCTTTGCAACGTTGGAAATTCCACTAAGAAAGGCAACAGGAAACGCGGTTATATTGGGGAGAAAG GAATTGGGTTCAAGAGCGTGTTTCTAATCAGTGCTCAACCTTACATATTCAGTAATGGCTATCAGATACGCTTCAATGAAAAGCCTCGTCCACCGTGCAAACTTGGATTCATAGTTCCTGAATGGGTTGAGGAGAGTCCATCCCTTGACGACATCCAGCAAATATATGGTCCCAGTTCCTCACTTCCTTCTACGGTTATAATACTGCCTCTGAAGCCTGACAAGATGGAAGCTGTGAAGCAACAGCTTTCGAGCCTCCATCCTGAGGTCCTGTTATTCCTTTCAAAGATAAAGCGCCTTTCTGTCAGGGAAGATAATGACGATCCCAGACTTAATACTATTAGTTCAATAGCTATTACCAAGGAGACCAATCTTGTGACGAGGAAGAATATTGATGCTGAATCCTTCACGCTCTATCTGTCTGCAGAGGAAAATGGTGACACCTCCAGAGGAGAATGCAGCTACTATATTTGGAAACAGAAGTTTCCTGTCAGACCGGAGAACAAAGTTGAAAGGAGAATGGAAGTCGAGGAGTGGGTGATCACTTTGGCTTTTCCTAATGGAGATCGTCTGCATAGAGGAATGAGCTCACCTGGTGTTTATGCATTTCTTCCTACTGAGATGGTCACAAACTTTCCTTTCATAATCCAAGCAGATTTTATTTTAGCATCGTCACGGGAAACAATACTTATGGACAACGTGTGGAATCAAGGAATTCTTAATTGTGTGTCCTCTGCCTTTGTTCAAGCATTGATCTCACTAGTTAGAACCATAGAAGAAGCACCGGTATCTAATCTGCCTCGAATGTTCGAGTTCCTCCCTGTCAGCAGCTCTCCCTATCCAAAATTGAATGCTGTGAGGGACTCAATCAAAGCAAAGCTGGTCGAAGAAAACATTGTTCCAAGTGAATCATGTTTGGAGCAGAAGTTCTTCCATAGACCATGTGAAGTTGGTCGAATAATGCCTGAATTCTGGAATATATTGGACAAGGCAAGGGATCAAGGAGTGAGCTTGCTTAATCTTTCATCCCATGGTCTTTATGCTCTTAATTCTTCATTTGACCAACCGATGTATGATCAAATACTGAATTTCTTGGGAGTGGGAGCAATGAACAATGAATGGTATGCAAAGTGTATTAAGGGCTCTAATCTTGTTATGGGTGTCTCAGAGGAAACTTACTCAGAGCTCCTCATTTTTCTTGCTGAGAACTGGCAGTCTAAGTTTCGCAACACTGACATGTTGAACATTCCACTTATAAAATATGTTGATGTTGATGGGAGTGTGCATTTGTGCAGTCTGAATGAATCAGCAAGAAATAAATTTCAGTGCTGCTTGTCCGAAAAAATTGATTATGCATCATGGTTGATTGATTGGAACAGAGAATTCAGAAGCGTGGCAAAACGTTTTTTTGTGCCAAGGAGCACACAACAAGCTCTCAGATCGTCTTCCAAATTGCAGGCGGTGTGGCATTGGCTCATAAATCATGCTAAACTCACTGCTTGCAATGTATTTGAGTATGCAACTGCACTCTGTAATCATGTTAGTGATGATCGAAAGCTTGTCGTTGCCTATGTTCACTTTTTATACAACTCCTCCTCCAAGAATTATCTCTCAGAATCGGAGGTCAAGCGTTTATGTGGTAGCATGCCCCTCTTGAATAACTATGGGCGTGTGATCACCACGTGGAGTGCCGTTCTTGTACCAGCCAGTGTAAGCAAATGGGTACAATTATGCTGGGCAAATCCTTGGGTAAATGATGGCTATATTGAGTTATCAGAAGACTATTCTTACTTTGGATATTATGCTGGTCAAGGCACATCGGGAAACCAACTCATTGCTTTCCTGAAAGCTCATCTTAGTGCTTGTGATATTCCTCATATAACTCCTCCCAATGCTGGAATTCGTACTGTGTCTGGACCACTTACTAAGGACAATGCATTCTTACTGTTGGATTGGATTCACAACCTAAAATATAGAGGAATTCGTATTCCAGAAAGGTTTCTAACTTGCATAATGGAGGGCAGTTGGTTGAGAATCACTACGAATGGCTCTTTTGGTTACAGACCGCCTTCACAGTCATTCCTTCTGAGCTCAAACACAGGAAATTCAAACTGGGGTAAAATCATGCAGAATGCATCCGTGCTTGTTGACATTCCACTAATTGATCTGGACTTTTATGGTGACAAAATTTTGAAGTACAAAGAGGATCTAAAAACCATTGGAGTCATGTTTGAATATGGAGAGGCATGTGAATTCATCGGGAAGCATCTCATGTCTCTTGCAAATTCATCTACCTTGACCAGAAGCAATGTGATTTCAATACTGAATTTTGTTAAATTTCTAAGGGAAAGTTTGCTTCCTCTAGATAAATTCATCCACAGTGTTAGAGGAGGAAGGTGGCTGAGAACATCCCGTGGTGATAGATCTCCGGTTGGTTCTGTACTATACGATAAGGAGTGGTCAACTGCTGAGCAAATAAGTGACATCCCCTTCATCGATGCACAATATTATGGAGAAGAACTTCTTTGTTTCAAAACAGAACTTCAGTTGCTGGGCGTCATAGTTGACTTCAGTGAGAGTTACCACTTGGTTGTTGACTGCCTGAGATCTCCTTTAACAAGTCTGACATCTGAAGCTCTTCTCTTATTACTGAATTGCATGCGTCACTCTAGATTTGCTGAAAAAATAGTTAATGCATGTAGAAGCACAAAATGCCTGAAGACCAACCTTGGTCATAAGTCCCCAAGTGAATGCTTTTGTTTTGATCCTGAGTGGGGTtgccttctagaggtttttggTGGTATTCCATTGATTGATCATAATTTCTATGGGGACAGATTATTCTCCTTCAAAATGGAGTTAAAGCAACTGGGAGTAAAGGTAGATTTTGAGGAGGCTATCAAAGGCTTTGTACTGACTTTTAAGCAGCGAGCATCATCGTCTTCGATTACAGCAAAAAATGTGTTTTCGTTCTTGTCATGCTACAGACAGCTTAAGGGAACTTTTAAATTTCCTTCAGATCTAAAGAAATGCATCCGTGAAGAGAAGTGGTTAAAGACTCGGCTTGGTGATTTTAGATCTCCACAAGACTGCATTCTGTTCGGACCAGAGTGGGAGTCAATCTCTCCAATTACTCTCCTTCCCCATATTGATGATGGTGAAAATTGTTATGGGATGAGCATCCATGAATATAAAAAAGAACTGAAGAGTATGGGGGTTGTTGTTGAATTGAAAGATGGTTTAAAGTTTGTGGTTGCTAGTCTTCGTTTTCCTCGGAATCCCAGACTCATAACTCCTATGAATGTGCTTTCACTGCTGGCATGCATTCGGCTTTTATTGCAGGAGGGTTACTCCTTTGGAGATGATTTTTTGCAAAAGGCTTCTGTAAAATGGTTAAAGACCCAAGCTGGTTACAGAGCTCCAGATAAGTGCTGCTTATTTGATTCCAAGTGGGCTTCTTATTTGAAGCAGACTGACGGTCCGTTCATAGATGAAGAATTTTATGGCTTTAACATCCAGTCATACAAAGAAGAGTTGAGCATATTCGGAGTTATTGTTGATGCTGAAAAGGGATGCTCATTGCTCGCCAGTCACCTAACTTATCACTCTGACTTTGCTAGCATCATTCGAATATATAATATCTTGAGCGCATACGAGTGGAAGTCTGAGGGTGAAGGATCTGGCAGGATATGGGTTCCATTAGGACGTCACGATGAACTTGGTAACGGAAAATGGGCTGATCCAACAGAGTGTGTTCTGCATGACAAAGACCAACTCTTTGGTTTGCAGTTGAATGTTCTAGACAAATACTATGATCCTAAATTACTCAATTTCTTTTCCTCTGCATTTGATGTTAAATGCAATCCTTCCCTTGATGATTATTGCAAGATTTGGAAGGCTTGGGAAAGCACAAGAAGCAGTTTGACACATGATGAGTGTCGTGCGTTCTGGAGATGCGTTATGAAGCACAGGAGCACAAAAGTAGAGAAAACTCTGGCCAACGAATTGGTAAAGTTGCCTGTTGTTTCATGCTCTGGTGAAGTATTATTGTTTGACAAGCGTGATGTTTTTATAGCGGATGACCTTCTTCTGAAGGACCTCTTTGAGGAGTTTTCACCCCGCCCCATTTTTGTCTGGTACCCTCAGACGAGCATGCCTTCCTTGCCCCGGAGTAAATTGCTTGAACTGTACAGGGCAATTGGCGTCCAAACAATTTCTGAATCTGTTCAAATGGAAGAACTCTCTTTAGAAGATAGTGTGGGACTTAAGCGGGCAAATCCAAGTGACATTTTGATTGGAAAAGGGCTAGTTAGACTCATTCTTGGCTTTCTAGCGGATCCTTCATTTAACATGGGAGCAAGGAGGAGACGTGAAGCTGTGCAGTGCCTCCTCAATCTCACTGTGCTGGAGACTGTCGAACCGATAAATGTAAGCTATAATTTATTACTCTCCTCAGGTGAGATAGTGAACGCAAAAGCTAGCCAAAAGATACGGTGGGACAAAGAGAGTTCTGTTTTGTTTGCACAGAAGAATGATTTTGCCGGTGGACAGAAAAATCTTATTGAATATGCAACATATTTCTCTGAGGTAATAGCTGAGGGAGTGTTATGGGAAATAGAAGATCACATATGTCCACTCTCTGAGCTCATTAAGTTGGCTTTCCTACTAAATTTTGATGAAGCAGCAGTTCAATATTTGATGAAGTCCAAGAATCTGCAAATTTTCATGGAGGATGAGGAGTTCTTGTCTGCTGCCTTCCAGTCTGG
- the LOC110608305 gene encoding NAC domain-containing protein 83, giving the protein MMKLPPGFRFQPTDEELVFEYLKRKVLSWPLPASIIPVINLCNYDPWDLPGDKEQERYFFSHREAKYRNGNRINRATASGYWKATGLDRQIGPSHKNTALGMKKTLVFYRGKAPHALRTDWIMHEYRLVSVGDVASNSFPLTKNSAQNSCDEIEKWVLCRIYLKKRNSEIDENCEDERVENAAVTYDQRRFFYFTRRDEIVFDSVSSSSSSSSSSGITEVSSNGEDLDEESSSSSCNFF; this is encoded by the exons ATGATGAAATTGCCTCCAGGTTTTCGTTTCCAGCCTACAGATGAAGAGCTTGTCTTTGAGTACCTCAAACGCAAAGTTCTTTCATGGCCGTTGCCTGCTTCAATCATCCCTGTCATCAATCTCTGCAACTACGACCCTTGGGATTTGCCTG gtgATAAAGAGCAAGAGAGGTACTTCTTCAGCCACAGGGAAGCCAAGTATCGAAATGGAAACAGAATCAACAGAGCAACTGCTTCTGGGTACTGGAAGGCAACTGGCTTAGACAGACAAATTGGTCCTTCACACAAGAACACTGCACTGGGGATGAAAAAGACTCTGGTTTTTTATAGAGGCAAGGCTCCCCATGCGTTAAGAACTGATTGGATCATGCATGAATATCGTCTTGTTAGTGTAGGAGATGTAGCTTCCAATAGTTTTCCACTGACAAAGAACTCAGCCCAG AATTCTTGTGATGAAATTGAGAAGTGGGTTCTATGTCGAATATATTTGAAGAAAAGAAATAGTGAGATAGATGAGAATTGCGAGGATGAGAGAGTGGAGAATGCGGCCGTGACGTATGATCAGCGCAGATTTTTCTATTTTACGAGGAGAGATGAGATTGTTTTTGATTCTGTTTCGTCCTCTTCGTCATCTTCAAGCTCAAGTGGCATCACTGAGGTCTCTTCAAATGGAGAGGATCTTGATGAAGAAAGCAGTAGTAGTAGTTGCAATTTTTTCTGA